The Gossypium hirsutum isolate 1008001.06 unplaced genomic scaffold, Gossypium_hirsutum_v2.1 scaffold_637, whole genome shotgun sequence genome segment ATTAGCCTCAACACTCTGCAGATTATGGAGACCATGGTGAACAACCGGTTAAAGGAATATCTGGAAACCAACAACCTGCTAGATGAAAACCAATCCGGCTTCAGAACCAACCACAGTACAACAGACCACATCGTACGATTCCAACAAGCAGCAGCAAAGTCCCAGAGATCAGGTTACCTATGTGCCATCTTCCTGGATCTCTCCAAAGCATTCGACCTTGTATGGACAGATGGACTGATGTACAAACTCGCCAACCTTGGACTGACCGGAAACATCTACAACTGGATACGAAGTTTCCTCACCGATCGAAGAATCCAAGTATCCATCGGAAACCACCTCAGCAGCGAAAAACGTCTCGACAATGGAACCCCACAAGGCTCAGTGATCAGCCCAACGCTCTTCAACGTGATGGTAAACGACATCAAGCACTACTTACCAAAGGATGTCACACTGGCAGCATACGCCGATGATTGCACCATCTGGAGGTATGCCACCAGATTTGGTATAGTAGAAGAGAAGATGCAAACAGCGATCAACAGATTCTCCAAATGGGCCAACGACTGGGGTTTCATCATCTCGACAACGAAGACTACTGGAATGATCATCAACCAGGATCCGAGCACTAAACAGATGAAAATCAAGATCAACGGCGACCAGATCAGATTCCAAGATACGACCAAACTACTGGGAGTAACCTTCGACCGGAAGCTGACCTGGAAACCACACTTCAACAACATCATCAACTCAAGTAACCAGATCCTCAACATGATGAGAATGATTACAGGAAAAACCTGGGGAGCCAACAGAGCATCACTACTGACTATCTACAGAGCCCTAATCCGATCGAGACTCGAATACGGATGCCCAGCTTTCTTGACAGCAACACCAACCCAAATCAGACGACTCGAAGCCATCCAATACAAGGCTCTACTTATTGCAAGCGGAACACCACCAGGCGTACGGAGAGAAGCACTGTTACAAGAACTAGGGGAACTTCCACTAAGACTACGGTTTCAAGAGTCTCCTCAGATACTTCAACAGATTGCTAAGTCACCCACACCGACACCTACCCTCCGCGAACTGCAAAAGTACCGTCTGACAAGGAAAAGAATCAAGACAGTTGGACAAGCAATACACGAGTTAAGATCCCAATACGGCATCGACAGACTCACAGTAGCCCCAAGACAACCCACGAACTTCCCCAATGGAATCTACCAATCCCGCAACCAACAGTATCCTGACAAGCATGACCGACAAACACAACCAACCAATGGCAGCCAAGTATATCGTCCTAGACTACCTCGAACCCACCATCGAGGAAGAACACAGATATACACCGACGGCAGCCATGACCCAGTCACCTCTGCAACAGGATACGGGA includes the following:
- the LOC121226908 gene encoding uncharacterized protein; the protein is MVNNRLKEYLETNNLLDENQSGFRTNHSTTDHIVRFQQAAAKSQRSGYLCAIFLDLSKAFDLVWTDGLMYKLANLGLTGNIYNWIRSFLTDRRIQVSIGNHLSSEKRLDNGTPQGSVISPTLFNVMVNDIKHYLPKDVTLAAYADDCTIWRYATRFGIVEEKMQTAINRFSKWANDWGFIISTTKTTGMIINQDPSTKQMKIKINGDQIRFQDTTKLLGVTFDRKLTWKPHFNNIINSSNQILNMMRMITGKTWGANRASLLTIYRALIRSRLEYGCPAFLTATPTQIRRLEAIQYKALLIASGTPPGVRREALLQELGELPLRLRFQESPQILQQIAKSPTPTPTLRELQKYRLTRKRIKTVGQAIHELRSQYGIDRLTVAPRQPTNFPNGIYQSRNQQYPDKHDRQTQPTNGSQVYRPRLPRTHHRGRTQIYTDGSHDPVTSATGYGIYIPDKKFETCNRLPNQTSVFTAEIQAILDSFTWISTQPPAQYLVLTDSLSSIQAIESSNTSTRPELVNQIRQLNFQLTRLGIHVTLLWIPSHVGIPGNEKADQLAREGLKLPEVTTTLPHSISEANNLLRKTINSQWETHLVDATPTDLTCKTPPTSPSDPCTPAGTLQNHHKIKVDGDPT